The Lolium rigidum isolate FL_2022 chromosome 1, APGP_CSIRO_Lrig_0.1, whole genome shotgun sequence region ATCCATATGATCCAGCGATGCGTGGCTTGGACGTGTCCAATTCGGCGGAGCTGCCGGGCTCGATCACGCCGGACAGGACGCGTGCGAGGCCGAAGTCGGCGAGGTACGGCTCGTTGCTCGGGCCGAGCAGGACGTTCATGGCCTTGATGTCACCGTGCAGGATGGCGGGCAGGCAGTCGTGGTGGAGGTACGCCACGGCGTGCGCGACTCCGAGCGCGACCTCGTACCGGGCACCCCAGTCAGCGGCGCCCTTGACGCCACCGCGGTGCAGGAAGCCGCTGAGGCTGCCGTTGGGCAGGTAGGTGTAGAACAGCAGCTTGGTGCTCCGGTTGGCGCCCCACCCGAGCAGCCTCACGATGTTGCGGTGGCGGATCGAGCCCAGCGCCGAGATCTCGTTGCGGAACGCGCCGGCCTCGTCGGAGGACCACATCTTCTTCACGGCGAGCGGCTCGCCGTTGGGGAGCTCCACGCGGTACACCACGCCCGAGCTCCCCGTGCCGATCACGTTCGCCGACGTGAGGCCGCGCACCACGTCGTCCACCGAGAAGTCCAGCTTCTGGTACAGAGTCACCTCCCACGCCTCAGCGGCGCCACTGTTGATGGCACTGCTGTTCCGGCGGCGCGAGCGGGCGAGCACGTACGTGGCCGTCACGAGGAGGAAGGCGCTGACCGCAACGAGGATCGTCATCGCGAGCTTCAAAGCCGAGACGGCCGCCCGCCGGGAGTTCTCGTCAGCGCCGGCGCCAACGACAAGCAGGTGGTTGCCGGCGATGTTGCTGAGCGGGAGCTTCTGGAAGAAGGGCGTGTCCGGGAGCTCGCCGGAGAAAGCGTTGTAGGAGATGTTGAGCGTGACGAGGTTCTCCAACCTCGCGAGAGGCGTCAAGCTACCGGAGAGCTGGTTGTAGGACACGTCGAGGCAGGCGAGCTTATCCAGGCTGCCGAACTGCGACGGAATCTCGCCCGACAGGCGGTTGCAGCTGAGATTGAGTGAAATTTCCAAGAAAGGAAGCATGCTCAGCTCCTGCGGGATGCCGCCCGAGAGCACGTTGTCGCCGAGGTCCAACAGCTGGAGCTTCTCGCAAGAACCAAGCTCCGGTGGGATGCCGCCGGAGATCCGGTTCTTCCCGAGGCTAAGCTTGGTCAGCTCCGGCAGCCTCCCAATGCCGGGGCCCAACAGCCCGGTGAGGCGGTTGTCGGAGATGTCGACGATCTGAAGACTGCGTGGAAGCTGGTCCGGGAGCGCGCCGGACAGGGAGTTGGAGTGCAGGTCGATGAACTCGAGGTTGTCGCACCCCGACATGGACGCCGGCAGAGGGCCGACGAGGCGGTTGCTTCCAAGGTCGAGGAAATTGAGGTTCTTCAGCTTGCCGATCTCGGCAGGTATGGTGCCCGAAAGCCGGTTTTCGTTGAGCCGGAGCCGGTAGAGATTGGTGCAGTTGCCGATCTCCGGCGGTATAAACCCCGAGAGCTCGTTGCTGAGGAGCAgcagcttggtcaaattctgcaGGGCGAACAACTCCCTCGGGATGGAGCCGGTGAGGTTGTTGTAGGAAAGATCCAGCGACTGCATGCCTTCACACTGAGCCAGGCTCGCGGGCACGCCGCCGGTGAGCCGGTTCTGCCACGCGTAGAAGAGCGTCAGGTTGCGTAGCCTAGGGAAGTCGATGTCGATCTCTCCCGACAGCTCGTTGTTGTCCACCTCGACGTCGGTGAGCGACGTGCAGTTGGAGAGCTCCGATGGGATGGTGCCGGTGAGCTTGTTCGTACTGAGCTGCAGCTGCTGCAGCTTGGAGAGCCCGCCGAAGCTCTTCGGGATGGGGCCCGTGAGCCCGTTGAGCGACAGGTCGATGAGCACTAGCTCCTTGCAGTTGCCGATCTCCGGCGGTATGGTGCCGACGAGCTGG contains the following coding sequences:
- the LOC124651415 gene encoding LRR receptor-like serine/threonine-protein kinase RGI3, which produces MPPPPRLRAIATWLILACVCGAACFLPRAHGANEQGEALLRWKRSLTNGTGAAAALGTWSDSDASACRWTGVACDARGNVVSLIIKNVDLGGTVPAGVLRPLAPSLETLVLSGTNLTGAIPKELGGYAALTTVDLSGNTLSGAIPAELCRLAKLQTLALNTNSLQGAIPDGIGNLTALTSLTLYDNELSGTIPASIGSLKKLQVLRAGGNPALKGPLPSEIGGCTSLTMLGLAETGLSGSLPDTIGQLKNLQTLAIYTAMLTGTIPESIGNCTQLTSLYLYQNSLTGSVPPQLGQLRKLQTVLLWQNQLVGTIPPEIGNCKELVLIDLSLNGLTGPIPKSFGGLSKLQQLQLSTNKLTGTIPSELSNCTSLTDVEVDNNELSGEIDIDFPRLRNLTLFYAWQNRLTGGVPASLAQCEGMQSLDLSYNNLTGSIPRELFALQNLTKLLLLSNELSGFIPPEIGNCTNLYRLRLNENRLSGTIPAEIGKLKNLNFLDLGSNRLVGPLPASMSGCDNLEFIDLHSNSLSGALPDQLPRSLQIVDISDNRLTGLLGPGIGRLPELTKLSLGKNRISGGIPPELGSCEKLQLLDLGDNVLSGGIPQELSMLPFLEISLNLSCNRLSGEIPSQFGSLDKLACLDVSYNQLSGSLTPLARLENLVTLNISYNAFSGELPDTPFFQKLPLSNIAGNHLLVVGAGADENSRRAAVSALKLAMTILVAVSAFLLVTATYVLARSRRRNSSAINSGAAEAWEVTLYQKLDFSVDDVVRGLTSANVIGTGSSGVVYRVELPNGEPLAVKKMWSSDEAGAFRNEISALGSIRHRNIVRLLGWGANRSTKLLFYTYLPNGSLSGFLHRGGVKGAADWGARYEVALGVAHAVAYLHHDCLPAILHGDIKAMNVLLGPSNEPYLADFGLARVLSGVIEPGSSAELDTSKPRIAGSYGYIAPEYASMQRITEKSDVYSFGVVVLEMLTGKHPLDPTLPGGTHLVQWVREHTQAKRAVAELLDARLRGKPEAQVHEMLQVFAVAMLCISHRADDRPAMKDVVALLKEIRRPTDSAAGDDGKEQPCGAQAEQRSPAPRSALPPMGGSSNCSFAMSDYSS